From Carassius auratus strain Wakin chromosome 1, ASM336829v1, whole genome shotgun sequence, the proteins below share one genomic window:
- the LOC113108561 gene encoding programmed cell death protein 4-like: protein MATEIEAWSTGPQNDGVFSLEQKQDEEDSEDLNELEVNGNWTPQEKALHEARLKAKAKRRLRKTSSRDSTRDSLSDSVSGEPSTDPHSPKAKAAVNDRKSRTGKGRGLPKKGGAGGKGVWGAAGMVYELEEPDTDDPNYDEAAQGDTVYATVVPELDERELEKTINPIVQEYFQHGDTKEVEMLLKELNLGHHKFEFSSLAVSLSLEGKASHRELTSRLLSDLSGKVLSETDMSRAFDKMLKELPDLILDTPDAPQMLGQFIARAIADHAIPMSFLDCYKGKVDCDHARAALDRAAVLLSMKREIMRLDNVWGVGGGQRPVKHLIKEMNLLLKEYLVSGELSEAEHCLRDLEVPHFHHELVYEAVVMVLESTGDTALQMMVKLLKVFWQTGLITLDQMNRGFQRVYDELPEISLDVPHAQSIMETFVDLCHQEQVITKQLRDSCPTRGRKRFVSEGDGGLVKS from the exons ATGGCGACTGAGATTGAAGCATGGAGCACTGGCCCTCAAAACGATG GTGTGTTCTCGCTCGAGCAGAAGCAGGACGAGGAGGACAGCGAGGATCTGAATGAGCTGGAGGTGAACGGGAACTGGACCCCTCAGGAAAAGGCCCTGCACGAGGCCCGGCTGAAAGCCAAGGCTAAGCGGCGTCTGCGTAAGACATCGTCCCGTGATTCCACCCGAGACTCTCTCTCGGACTCGGTGTCAGGAGAGCCGTCGACCGATCCACACAGCCCTAAGGCCAAGGCTGCTGTAAATGACCGAAAGTCACGGACCGGAAAAGGCAGAGGACTGCCTAAAAAAG GTGGAGCGGGAGGTAAAGGTGTGTGGGGCGCAGCGGGGATGGTGTACGAGCTGGAGGAACCGGACACTGATGACCCTAACTATGATGAAGCTGCACAG GGAGACACGGTGTATGCCACAGTAGTGCCAGAGCTGGACGAGAGGGAGCTGGAGAAGACCATCAACCCCATCGTACAGGAGTACTTCCAGCACGGAGATACTAAAGAGGTGGAG ATGCTGCTCAAAGAGCTGAACCTGGGCCATCACAAGTTTGAGTTCTCGTCTCTggctgtgtctctgtctctggaaGGCAAGGCCAGCCACCGGGAGCTCACGTCCCGTCTGCTCTCAGACCTGTCTGGAAAGGTGCTCTCGGAGACTGACATGTCTCGTGCCTTCGACAAGATGCTCAAAGAGCTGCCCGACCTGATCCTGGACACACCGGACGCCCCACAG ATGCTCGGTCAGTTTATCGCCCGAGCTATTGCTGACCACGCTATACCCATGAGCTTCCTCGACTGCTACAAAGGCAAAGTAGATTGTGATCACGCCAG AGCTGCGCTGGACCGAGCAGCAGTTCTCCTCTCCATGAAGAGAGAGATCATGCGGCTGGATAATGTGTGGGGAGTTGGTGGAGGCCAGAGACCGGTCAAACATCTCATCAAAGAG ATGAACCTGCTGCTGAAGGAGTACCTGGTGTCAGGTGAGCTCTCCGAGGCCGAGCACTGTCTGCGAGATCTAGAAGTGCCACACTTTCATCACGAGCTGGTCTATGAG GCTGTGGTCATGGTTCTGGAGTCCACCGGTGACACAGCCTTGCAGATGATGGTCAAACTGCTCAAGGTCTTCTGGCAAACTGGCCTCATCACTCTGGACCAGATGAACAGG GGCTTCCAGCGTGTTTACGACGAGCTGCCGGAGATCAGTCTGGATGTGCCTCATGCACAATCCATTATGGAGACCTTCGTGGACCTCTGTCACCAGGAGCAGGTCATCACCAAGCAGCTGAGAGACTCCTGTCCCaccag GGGGCGCAAGCGCTTTGTGAGTGAAGGTGACGGAGGGCTGGTGAAGAGCTAG